The following coding sequences are from one uncultured Desulfobacter sp. window:
- the hypB gene encoding hydrogenase nickel incorporation protein HypB has protein sequence MEINIQKRVLAKNESDADRNRAFFQEKRVFVLNMMSSPGSGKTETLCRTLELLMPDVRVGVIVGDVCTTNDADRLSVTGAKVTQINTDQFGGDCHLAAHLIESSAKTLGCDDLDLLIVENIGNLVCPAEFDIGEDARAVVLSVTEGEDKPLKYPLMFQVADAAILNKIDLLPYLDFDAALAVENMGKVHPGMPVFELSAKTQEGMEPWLAWLRTKVKEKLG, from the coding sequence ATGGAAATAAATATACAAAAGCGGGTATTGGCAAAAAACGAATCCGATGCGGATCGAAACAGGGCGTTTTTTCAAGAGAAACGGGTCTTTGTCCTGAACATGATGTCATCGCCGGGATCCGGCAAGACCGAAACCCTGTGCCGGACACTGGAACTATTGATGCCCGACGTCCGGGTGGGGGTGATCGTGGGCGATGTCTGCACCACCAATGATGCGGACCGGCTTTCGGTCACCGGCGCCAAGGTGACCCAGATCAACACCGACCAGTTCGGCGGCGACTGCCATCTGGCAGCCCATCTCATTGAATCTTCGGCAAAAACCCTGGGGTGCGATGACCTGGATCTGCTCATTGTGGAAAATATTGGCAACCTGGTCTGCCCTGCGGAGTTTGACATTGGCGAGGATGCACGGGCCGTGGTGTTAAGCGTCACCGAAGGAGAGGATAAACCTTTAAAATACCCGCTCATGTTCCAGGTGGCCGATGCCGCCATATTAAATAAAATCGATCTGCTGCCCTATCTGGATTTTGATGCGGCCCTGGCTGTGGAAAATATGGGCAAGGTGCATCCGGGCATGCCGGTGTTTGAGTTGTCCGCCAAAACCCAGGAAGGCATGGAGCCTTGGCTTGCATGGCTGCGCACAAAGGTTAAGGAAAAACTGGGATAA
- the amrB gene encoding AmmeMemoRadiSam system protein B, with protein sequence MGVKKMAFAGSWYPGSADQCRSAIKRFTDDPRIGENTNVLENPVAGIVPHAGWIYSGKLACRVFYELAHGSRVVDSIVLFGVHMHAASPAFVLDCTAVDTPLGSIEIDRELTRALVRRVEIEGNNLEQLGHNRFPEENTLELQYPFIKYFFPHARLVVCAVPPSHAAQALGVAAVEVAKELGRSLAVVGSTDMTHYGPRFGFEPAGSGQAAFDWVSKENDAAAIEALTAMDEKQIVHQGVSRHNMCCAGAACAAAAAAKKMGAVKGVCLDYASSFDPLQPNDDFVGYCTVIFDA encoded by the coding sequence ATGGGTGTAAAGAAAATGGCCTTTGCCGGATCATGGTACCCGGGTTCAGCTGACCAGTGCCGATCTGCCATTAAACGGTTTACTGATGATCCAAGAATCGGAGAGAATACAAACGTCCTGGAAAATCCTGTGGCGGGTATCGTGCCCCATGCCGGATGGATCTACTCCGGGAAACTAGCCTGCCGGGTCTTTTATGAATTGGCCCATGGCAGCCGGGTTGTAGATTCCATTGTTCTTTTCGGGGTTCACATGCATGCTGCTTCTCCGGCTTTTGTCTTGGATTGTACGGCCGTAGATACCCCTTTGGGCTCCATTGAGATTGACCGGGAACTGACACGCGCCCTGGTGCGGCGGGTCGAGATCGAAGGTAACAACCTGGAACAATTAGGCCACAACCGCTTCCCCGAAGAAAATACCCTTGAACTGCAATATCCGTTTATAAAATATTTTTTCCCCCATGCCCGGCTTGTGGTGTGCGCCGTGCCGCCTTCGCATGCGGCGCAAGCCCTGGGCGTGGCTGCAGTTGAGGTTGCAAAAGAGCTGGGCCGCTCCCTGGCTGTGGTAGGTTCCACAGACATGACCCATTATGGCCCACGATTCGGGTTTGAACCGGCAGGTTCCGGCCAGGCTGCGTTTGATTGGGTGTCAAAGGAAAATGACGCGGCGGCCATTGAAGCGTTAACAGCCATGGATGAAAAGCAGATTGTTCACCAGGGGGTGTCACGCCATAATATGTGCTGTGCCGGGGCCGCCTGTGCGGCTGCGGCTGCGGCAAAAAAAATGGGCGCAGTCAAAGGTGTCTGCCTTGACTACGCCTCAAGTTTTGATCCGTTACAGCCCAATGACGATTTTGTCGGGTATTGCACCGTGATTTTTGATGCTTAG
- a CDS encoding glycoside hydrolase family 130 protein — MRSKNHGKLLVTRKPNKIVGDTSRVITRPHLPEDAKRITLIIERIRGLSESRQQKLLTQIIKNFSRRHEDLTHIFEKHFSLVKKHIKKGRLLSETESALVGAYFTKEYAIESAALFNPSIVPHPVQDHLEEGSLRFVMSLRATGEGHISSIVFRSGVLNRYNTFRFDPVSEFVETPDLKLNPFYKRKLFQHKLKEMKADNDICTCVLNALPEEFSKEQLVREMGRLHKHPHFTPNKQNKTFEIINWLSDSNYEVDFHSDHRISERVIFPVSKNESRGIEDARFVQFFDDTGESTYYATYTAYNGVTILPQLIETKDFISFKITMLNGKAAQDKGLALFPRKINGQFAMLSRQDGENNHIMFSKHLQFWRTSHIIQRPEYPWEFVQIGNCGSPIETEKGWIVLTHGVGPMRQYCIGAMLLDLENPCKVIARLEQPLLIPTEKEREGYVPNVVYSCGSIIHSNELVIPYAMSDINSGIATVSVNNLINSMRKVTDRS, encoded by the coding sequence ATGCGCAGTAAAAATCATGGTAAGCTTTTAGTGACAAGAAAACCCAACAAAATTGTCGGGGATACTTCTCGTGTCATTACAAGGCCTCATCTTCCCGAGGATGCAAAACGCATCACCTTGATCATCGAACGAATCCGCGGGTTGTCTGAAAGCAGACAACAAAAATTATTAACACAGATCATAAAAAATTTTTCCAGGCGACATGAAGACCTGACTCACATTTTTGAAAAACATTTCAGCCTGGTAAAAAAACATATTAAAAAAGGCAGATTGCTGAGTGAAACTGAAAGCGCCTTGGTCGGCGCTTATTTTACAAAGGAGTATGCCATTGAATCTGCCGCTCTGTTCAACCCGTCCATTGTTCCCCATCCGGTTCAAGACCACCTTGAAGAAGGCAGCCTTCGGTTTGTCATGAGTTTGCGGGCCACCGGAGAAGGGCATATTTCCTCCATTGTTTTCAGAAGCGGCGTGCTCAACCGGTACAACACCTTCCGGTTTGATCCGGTCAGTGAGTTTGTGGAAACACCGGATCTGAAGTTAAACCCTTTTTATAAGCGCAAGCTTTTTCAGCACAAGCTCAAGGAAATGAAGGCGGATAATGATATCTGCACCTGTGTTCTCAATGCGCTTCCCGAAGAATTCAGCAAAGAACAATTGGTCCGTGAGATGGGACGTCTTCATAAACATCCTCATTTTACCCCAAACAAGCAGAATAAAACATTTGAGATTATCAACTGGCTTTCTGATTCTAATTATGAGGTGGACTTCCATTCAGATCATCGAATATCTGAAAGGGTTATCTTTCCAGTTTCTAAAAATGAGAGCCGCGGGATAGAGGATGCCAGGTTTGTTCAATTTTTTGATGATACGGGTGAATCAACCTATTATGCGACCTATACCGCATATAATGGGGTTACGATTCTCCCCCAGTTAATCGAAACGAAAGACTTTATCAGTTTTAAAATTACAATGCTGAACGGCAAGGCGGCGCAGGATAAAGGGTTGGCCCTGTTCCCCCGAAAAATTAACGGCCAATTTGCCATGCTGTCCCGGCAGGATGGCGAAAACAACCATATAATGTTTTCAAAACACCTGCAATTCTGGAGGACTTCTCATATTATCCAGCGACCGGAGTATCCCTGGGAATTTGTTCAAATCGGCAACTGCGGCTCTCCCATAGAGACAGAAAAAGGCTGGATCGTTCTTACCCATGGTGTCGGGCCCATGCGGCAGTACTGTATTGGTGCCATGCTCCTTGACCTTGAAAATCCCTGCAAAGTCATTGCACGGCTTGAACAACCGCTTTTAATACCCACAGAAAAAGAGCGAGAAGGATATGTTCCAAACGTTGTCTACTCCTGCGGCTCAATCATCCATAGTAATGAACTGGTTATTCCCTATGCCATGTCGGATATTAATTCGGGTATCGCAACGGTTTCGGTGAATAATCTGATTAACAGCATGCGCAAGGTAACTGACAGAAGTTAA
- a CDS encoding glycoside hydrolase family 130 protein gives MNTMQDIVMRYLKNPILTREDVPYPVATVHNAGVVKYKNRYIMLFRAHLKNGRSIIGRADSPDGFTFKVLPKPFLTPASYGIFAEYEAFGIEDLRINPVEGSYVLTYSAYSRHGVRIALARTDDFQKIERIALITQADLRNVVIFPEKIKGRYARLDRPHSEISPWSIWISYSPDLIYWGDSQVVIKPLAYHWDEMKIGPGAPPFKTNEGWLHIYHGVFKTMSGSVYRLGAALHDLADPARVLGVSDQWILQPEDTWEQTGYVPNVVFTCGVVPEDDGTVKIYWGGADTVMCMGTAKVRDLVSLCLEYGRPPM, from the coding sequence ATGAATACGATGCAGGATATTGTAATGCGTTACCTGAAGAACCCCATTCTGACCCGGGAGGATGTACCGTACCCCGTTGCAACGGTTCACAATGCCGGGGTGGTCAAATATAAAAACCGATATATCATGCTCTTCCGGGCCCACTTAAAAAACGGGCGGTCCATTATCGGCAGGGCGGACAGTCCGGATGGGTTTACATTTAAAGTTTTACCGAAACCTTTTTTGACTCCGGCATCCTATGGAATTTTTGCCGAATATGAAGCGTTTGGTATTGAAGATCTGCGTATCAACCCGGTGGAAGGGTCATACGTTCTCACCTACAGCGCCTATTCCCGCCACGGGGTTCGAATTGCTCTGGCCCGTACAGATGATTTTCAAAAAATTGAACGGATTGCTTTGATCACCCAGGCAGATCTGCGTAATGTGGTCATTTTTCCTGAAAAAATTAAAGGTCGGTATGCCCGATTGGATCGCCCGCATTCAGAAATTTCGCCATGGTCCATCTGGATTTCCTATTCCCCGGATCTCATCTACTGGGGAGACTCACAGGTTGTCATAAAGCCGTTGGCCTACCACTGGGATGAGATGAAAATCGGCCCGGGCGCACCTCCGTTTAAAACCAATGAGGGCTGGCTTCATATCTACCATGGTGTTTTTAAAACCATGTCCGGATCCGTATACCGGCTCGGTGCTGCGCTGCATGATCTTGCCGATCCGGCCAGAGTGCTCGGGGTGTCCGATCAATGGATCCTGCAGCCGGAAGATACCTGGGAACAGACCGGCTATGTCCCCAATGTGGTGTTTACCTGCGGCGTGGTTCCCGAAGATGACGGGACTGTGAAAATCTACTGGGGGGGCGCGGATACGGTGATGTGCATGGGTACTGCAAAGGTCCGAGACCTTGTCTCTTTGTGCCTTGAATATGGCCGTCCGCCCATGTAG
- a CDS encoding glycosyltransferase — protein sequence MRIAMLSPIAWRTPPRHYGPWEKIASLLTEALVGLGHDVTLFATGDSITHGSLHAVCTRGYEEDSNIIPKVYECLHISELFDHAEEFDIIHNNFDFLPLTYTGLTRTPVVTTIHGFSSPGILPVYRKYNKKTFYVSISDADRAEGLDYIDTIHHGIDINEFHFQTAPEDYLLFFGRIHPDKGAKEAIEIARACDKKLIMAGIIQDSVYFKDHVQPFIDGASVVYLGSVGPEKRNKLLGKALALLHPINFNEPFGLSVIEAMACGTPVIANNRGSMPELIQDNKNGFLVSGTHEAIGAVERIRDIDREFCRRTVMDHFTIDCMVKKYIRVYEQIMETTRREDHRPWGFYRILSDENTVKNKKIVVYPGKRLSLQRHRYRDEHWYIVSGKGMWTLGEKTVPVTAGQSVDIPRKSIHRIENSGQENLVFMEIQTGDYFGEDDIERLADDFGRI from the coding sequence ATGCGCATTGCCATGCTGTCACCCATTGCCTGGCGCACCCCTCCACGGCACTACGGCCCCTGGGAAAAGATAGCTTCATTGCTGACTGAAGCCCTGGTGGGCCTTGGTCATGACGTCACGCTGTTTGCCACAGGGGATTCGATTACACACGGCAGCCTGCATGCCGTGTGCACCAGGGGATATGAAGAGGATTCAAACATCATTCCCAAGGTATACGAATGCCTTCACATCTCCGAATTATTTGATCATGCAGAAGAATTTGATATCATACACAATAATTTTGATTTTCTTCCCTTAACCTATACCGGCCTTACCCGGACACCGGTGGTGACAACCATCCACGGTTTTTCATCCCCTGGAATTTTACCGGTGTATCGCAAATACAATAAAAAAACATTCTATGTTTCTATCAGTGATGCCGACCGGGCCGAAGGTCTGGATTATATTGACACCATTCACCACGGCATTGATATAAATGAATTTCATTTCCAGACGGCCCCGGAAGACTATCTGTTGTTTTTCGGCCGGATCCATCCGGATAAAGGCGCTAAAGAGGCCATTGAAATCGCCCGGGCATGTGACAAAAAACTGATCATGGCAGGGATTATCCAGGACAGCGTATATTTTAAAGACCATGTCCAGCCGTTCATTGACGGTGCCAGTGTGGTTTATCTGGGCAGTGTCGGACCTGAGAAAAGAAATAAACTTTTAGGCAAAGCCCTTGCACTGCTTCATCCCATCAATTTCAACGAGCCTTTCGGTCTTTCCGTTATTGAAGCCATGGCCTGCGGCACCCCAGTCATCGCAAACAACCGGGGGAGTATGCCCGAGCTTATCCAGGACAATAAAAACGGTTTTCTTGTTTCCGGCACCCATGAGGCCATCGGCGCGGTGGAACGTATCAGGGATATTGACCGGGAATTCTGCCGTCGGACAGTGATGGATCATTTTACCATCGATTGCATGGTCAAAAAATATATCCGGGTGTATGAGCAGATCATGGAGACAACCAGGCGTGAAGATCATCGGCCCTGGGGGTTTTATCGCATACTTTCCGATGAGAATACCGTTAAGAATAAAAAAATTGTGGTGTATCCGGGAAAGCGCCTAAGCCTCCAGCGGCACCGGTATCGCGATGAGCACTGGTATATCGTCAGTGGTAAAGGCATGTGGACACTCGGCGAAAAAACAGTTCCGGTGACTGCCGGACAATCAGTCGATATTCCAAGAAAATCCATACACAGGATTGAAAACAGCGGCCAGGAAAATCTGGTATTTATGGAAATTCAAACAGGAGACTATTTTGGCGAAGATGACATTGAACGTCTGGCTGATGATTTCGGAAGAATCTGA
- a CDS encoding glycosyltransferase family 4 protein → MITEERPFEGINSIAVIGNYLPRQCGIATFTRDLVEGLSDRAKDIHCWAVAMNDRMEGYAYPEKVRFEINQNKLADYGITAQFLNISHTDIVCLQHEFGIFGGPAGSHLIKLLSNLHMPVVTTLHTVLKDPSPEYRNVMIKLGELSDKLVVMSRKAEQLLQEIYGIPREKVAFIHHGIPDMPFIDSSFNKDKFDVEGKKVLLTFGLLSPNKGIETVLQALPAVIDKYPDVMYIILGTTHPHVLKTKGEAYRIMLQQIVHNLNISDHVIFQNNFVPLRELCEFLGVADIYITPYLEEAQITSGTLAYAMGTGKAVISTPYWYAQEMLADGRGKIVPFNNPGAMAEQINALLCDDTQRHAIRKKAYTFTREAVWTKVCQNYLDIFNEVRQKRIQHPRPRHSYVENLKAITRFDLPEIKLDHLKSMTDDTGILQHADHTIPSRLHGYCTDDNARALLAAAMGQRYLPTNGLGLDALSGHYLGFLLYAYNEKNGRFRNFMTYARDWAEEIGSEDSHGRAVWCLGKTVAFLENSDHRTMSTVLFKKALIATETFRSPRAVAFCLVGIDAYLERFSGDSDAKRIRDVLAERLFNQFCENKTDDWPWIEDTLNYANAKLSQALLVSGHRMENHEMVKMGLDSLTWLLSIQTTDHHFVPIGCHGWYRKKEERARFDQQPIEAKTMVEACAAAYDISHDRQWFERAVMCFNWFLGHNDLNMPLYDPKTGGCRDGLMVDGINQNQGAESTLAWLLSLMTLQKLYADELLHPSSSYSTG, encoded by the coding sequence ATGATAACGGAAGAACGCCCTTTTGAGGGAATCAACTCCATTGCCGTAATCGGCAATTACCTGCCCAGACAATGCGGCATAGCCACTTTTACAAGAGATCTGGTTGAAGGTTTATCTGACCGGGCCAAGGATATCCATTGCTGGGCGGTTGCCATGAACGACAGAATGGAAGGATATGCATATCCTGAAAAAGTACGCTTTGAGATCAATCAGAACAAATTGGCAGATTATGGTATTACTGCTCAGTTTTTGAATATCAGTCACACAGACATTGTCTGTCTTCAGCATGAATTTGGTATTTTCGGGGGGCCCGCCGGAAGTCATCTTATCAAACTGTTGTCAAATCTGCATATGCCGGTGGTGACAACTCTGCATACCGTGTTGAAAGATCCTTCTCCCGAATATCGTAACGTCATGATCAAGCTGGGGGAATTGTCGGACAAACTGGTGGTCATGAGCAGAAAAGCAGAACAACTTCTCCAGGAGATTTATGGTATCCCCCGGGAGAAAGTCGCTTTTATACACCACGGTATTCCGGATATGCCCTTTATCGATTCAAGTTTTAATAAAGACAAATTCGATGTGGAAGGTAAAAAGGTCTTACTCACCTTTGGCCTGCTTTCACCCAACAAAGGGATTGAAACCGTGCTCCAGGCACTTCCGGCTGTGATCGACAAATATCCGGACGTGATGTATATCATCCTTGGCACCACCCATCCCCATGTGCTGAAAACCAAAGGGGAAGCCTATCGGATAATGCTTCAGCAAATTGTTCACAATCTGAATATCAGCGACCATGTCATATTCCAGAATAATTTTGTCCCCTTGAGAGAACTGTGTGAGTTCCTGGGTGTTGCAGATATTTACATCACCCCGTATCTTGAAGAGGCTCAGATTACGTCTGGAACCCTTGCCTACGCCATGGGAACAGGCAAAGCCGTCATTTCCACCCCTTACTGGTATGCCCAGGAAATGCTGGCAGACGGCAGGGGCAAAATTGTACCGTTCAACAATCCCGGCGCCATGGCAGAACAGATTAACGCCCTTTTATGCGATGATACCCAGCGCCACGCCATCCGTAAAAAAGCATACACCTTTACAAGGGAAGCCGTGTGGACAAAAGTCTGCCAAAACTATCTTGACATCTTCAATGAGGTTCGCCAGAAGCGAATCCAGCATCCAAGACCCAGACATTCCTACGTGGAAAACCTCAAAGCCATTACCCGCTTTGACCTGCCCGAGATCAAGCTGGATCACCTTAAATCCATGACCGATGATACCGGCATCCTGCAACATGCAGATCATACCATTCCCAGCAGACTGCATGGATACTGCACGGATGATAATGCCAGAGCCCTGCTGGCGGCGGCCATGGGACAAAGATATCTGCCGACCAACGGCCTTGGACTGGATGCCTTAAGCGGCCATTATTTAGGATTTCTTTTATACGCATACAATGAAAAAAACGGTCGGTTCCGTAATTTTATGACCTACGCAAGAGATTGGGCTGAGGAGATCGGGTCCGAGGATTCCCACGGACGGGCTGTCTGGTGCCTGGGAAAAACCGTGGCGTTTCTGGAAAATTCAGATCATCGGACCATGAGTACCGTGCTTTTTAAAAAGGCATTGATTGCCACAGAGACTTTCAGGTCGCCCAGGGCTGTGGCATTCTGCCTGGTGGGCATTGACGCCTACCTGGAAAGATTTTCGGGTGACAGTGACGCCAAAAGGATCAGGGATGTTCTGGCAGAAAGATTATTCAATCAGTTCTGCGAAAATAAAACCGATGACTGGCCATGGATAGAGGATACCTTGAACTATGCCAACGCTAAACTGTCCCAGGCGCTTCTGGTATCGGGTCATCGAATGGAAAACCACGAGATGGTGAAGATGGGTCTGGACAGTCTTACGTGGCTGCTGTCCATCCAGACGACAGATCACCATTTTGTCCCCATCGGCTGTCACGGCTGGTATAGAAAAAAAGAAGAAAGAGCCAGATTTGATCAGCAGCCCATCGAAGCCAAAACCATGGTTGAAGCATGTGCCGCAGCCTACGACATTTCCCATGACCGGCAATGGTTCGAGCGAGCCGTCATGTGTTTTAATTGGTTTCTGGGGCACAATGATTTGAACATGCCGCTGTATGACCCGAAAACCGGCGGATGCCGGGACGGACTGATGGTGGACGGCATCAACCAGAACCAGGGGGCGGAATCAACGCTTGCCTGGCTGCTGTCGCTAATGACACTGCAAAAACTCTATGCAGATGAACTGCTGCATCCGTCTTCATCCTATTCAACAGGGTAA
- a CDS encoding cytidylate kinase-like family protein encodes MKTTSKETVYPPGYYGKRMMSASDWAGTQVRQWERAQAEIKTASHFSQKHCICLSRGIGAGAMEVADFLSEITGYRVIDKEIIEHMAKDSSLTEKIIDTFDERFPGKMRELLVSLSVEKKFFKTDYVKQLAKTVTALAHTEPTIFIGRGTHLILPRHTILSVQLVCSKEHRIEKLANTLGVGKSEAEEKLNIIDDDHHEFFKKIFLREKISPGEFDLVIHMDHITQENHVAQIIACAFEQKFQVNFKHKK; translated from the coding sequence ATGAAAACGACATCTAAAGAAACGGTTTATCCTCCCGGATATTATGGCAAGAGAATGATGAGCGCCTCAGATTGGGCCGGTACACAAGTCAGACAATGGGAAAGAGCCCAGGCAGAAATAAAAACAGCCAGCCATTTCTCACAAAAGCATTGTATTTGTTTATCCCGAGGGATAGGTGCCGGCGCCATGGAAGTCGCTGATTTTCTGTCGGAAATAACAGGCTATCGTGTGATTGATAAAGAAATTATAGAGCATATGGCAAAAGATTCTTCTCTTACAGAAAAGATCATTGATACTTTCGATGAGCGGTTTCCGGGAAAGATGCGTGAACTGCTTGTGTCTCTTTCCGTTGAGAAAAAATTTTTTAAAACCGACTATGTCAAACAGCTGGCAAAAACGGTTACAGCATTGGCTCATACCGAACCGACGATATTTATTGGCCGGGGGACCCACTTGATTCTGCCCCGCCATACCATCTTATCGGTACAATTGGTATGCAGCAAAGAGCACCGGATTGAAAAATTGGCGAATACGCTGGGTGTAGGGAAAAGTGAAGCAGAAGAAAAATTAAACATCATTGATGATGACCATCATGAATTTTTCAAAAAAATTTTTCTCAGGGAAAAAATCTCCCCTGGTGAATTTGATCTGGTCATTCATATGGATCACATTACCCAGGAAAATCATGTTGCCCAAATCATTGCGTGTGCCTTTGAACAAAAATTTCAGGTAAATTTTAAACACAAAAAATAA
- a CDS encoding Thivi_2564 family membrane protein: MTDLVQFSIILIFVGFLFWLANRYIPMDRRIRQILNILAIIALVLWLGNLFGSFESIHIGY; encoded by the coding sequence ATGACAGACCTTGTACAGTTTAGCATCATTTTAATCTTTGTCGGATTTCTGTTCTGGCTGGCCAATAGATATATCCCCATGGACAGGAGGATACGGCAGATACTTAACATTCTGGCTATTATCGCCTTGGTTTTGTGGCTGGGTAATCTATTTGGGTCGTTCGAGTCCATTCACATCGGTTATTAA
- a CDS encoding GGDEF domain-containing protein → MKNGITWKIIRLCIAINQKAIQTYTKLSQAEEITALKAIWTQMADEEKIHAVFWQRVALRAGDLIFPCIFDTPSEIRKELSAILEKIEFLSNRWEEKKSMGNALILAYRLEYYMLYPAFEVLFNILRPLEGDGDTVPSDTYDRHIRRFIDMFIQYGHITPELELLGETLQSLWRRNKVLVDITMTDGLTGLYNRRGFLMVTQGLFSLAERRKENIAVFMIDIDHFKKINDKYGHPRGDIVLKGVANSLKRTVRKSDVMSRYGGEEFVILFPDIDHPAVPLMAEKIRKEVEKSRPDGIFVTISIGVTQGLVKNSSGESFLSWVSKADKCLYKAKANGRNCVVHDC, encoded by the coding sequence ATGAAGAATGGAATCACCTGGAAAATAATTCGCCTGTGTATTGCCATTAATCAAAAGGCCATACAGACATATACCAAGCTGTCCCAAGCAGAAGAAATAACAGCGCTTAAGGCGATCTGGACCCAGATGGCTGATGAAGAAAAAATTCATGCCGTTTTCTGGCAAAGGGTTGCCCTGAGGGCTGGAGATTTAATCTTTCCTTGCATTTTTGATACACCATCGGAGATTCGGAAAGAATTGTCCGCCATATTGGAGAAAATTGAGTTTCTCTCAAACCGCTGGGAAGAAAAAAAATCAATGGGGAATGCACTTATCCTGGCCTACCGGTTGGAATACTACATGCTGTATCCGGCCTTTGAAGTGCTTTTTAACATATTAAGGCCCCTGGAGGGAGATGGAGATACGGTTCCTTCAGACACATATGACCGCCATATCAGGAGATTTATTGATATGTTTATCCAATATGGCCATATAACACCCGAATTGGAACTACTGGGAGAAACGCTGCAAAGCCTTTGGAGAAGAAATAAGGTTTTGGTTGACATCACGATGACTGACGGATTGACCGGTCTGTATAACCGGCGGGGGTTTTTAATGGTTACCCAGGGATTATTTTCTCTGGCCGAGCGGAGAAAAGAGAATATAGCCGTTTTCATGATTGATATTGATCATTTTAAAAAGATTAATGACAAATATGGTCATCCAAGGGGTGACATCGTTCTTAAGGGCGTTGCGAACTCTTTGAAGAGGACTGTCCGTAAATCGGATGTGATGAGCCGGTATGGCGGGGAAGAATTTGTCATCCTGTTTCCTGATATTGACCACCCTGCTGTGCCGCTGATGGCTGAAAAAATCCGTAAAGAAGTGGAAAAATCTAGACCGGACGGTATTTTTGTAACCATCAGTATCGGTGTCACCCAGGGCCTGGTTAAAAATAGCTCCGGTGAAAGTTTTTTATCCTGGGTTTCGAAAGCAGATAAATGCTTATACAAGGCCAAAGCCAACGGCAGGAATTGCGTAGTGCATGATTGCTGA
- a CDS encoding SPFH domain-containing protein, with the protein MKRFILFVILITAGFSTTGCMPHTTGETEVGVRTRKIGLFAPKGVEDRVYAQGSTYFFLPFINDWHVFDTKLQNLEMTFSENRGDRSTQDDLLFKTIDGNDISLDVIIAYRIDAAKAPYILQYVALNDAVLRETIVRTVARSKPRDIFGELKTESFYVAEARETQAGKAKAALDKILGPMGIVIEKVLTNDYRFNAEYTKAIEDKKVADQQVEKNKSAQHAALEEYKRKLEEARGEVNKMVANADGQYQKDKIEADVYLEKQQLLARAIEAEGIAEARGIQEMNNALVGSGAETIVKLKIAEALEGKRIILLPVSEGGMNLKTTDINRLIETLGTKSLSTIQRPD; encoded by the coding sequence GTGAAACGTTTTATCCTTTTTGTCATCCTGATAACAGCCGGCTTTTCAACCACGGGCTGTATGCCCCATACCACAGGCGAAACCGAAGTCGGTGTCCGGACCCGGAAAATCGGCCTGTTTGCTCCCAAAGGTGTAGAGGATCGTGTGTATGCCCAGGGTTCAACCTATTTTTTCCTGCCGTTTATCAATGACTGGCATGTCTTTGATACCAAGCTTCAAAATCTGGAAATGACCTTTTCAGAAAACCGGGGGGACCGCAGTACCCAGGATGATTTGCTGTTTAAAACCATTGACGGAAATGACATCAGCCTTGATGTGATAATTGCTTACCGGATTGATGCTGCAAAGGCTCCGTATATACTTCAGTATGTGGCTTTAAACGATGCCGTCCTGCGGGAAACTATCGTCAGGACGGTTGCCAGAAGCAAGCCCCGGGATATCTTCGGGGAGTTGAAAACTGAATCCTTTTATGTAGCAGAAGCAAGAGAAACCCAGGCAGGAAAAGCCAAGGCCGCATTGGATAAGATTCTTGGACCCATGGGTATTGTCATTGAGAAGGTGCTGACAAACGATTACCGGTTCAATGCAGAGTACACCAAAGCCATTGAAGATAAAAAAGTAGCGGACCAGCAGGTGGAGAAAAACAAATCAGCCCAGCATGCCGCCCTTGAAGAGTATAAACGCAAACTGGAAGAAGCAAGGGGCGAGGTAAACAAAATGGTTGCCAACGCCGACGGTCAATATCAAAAGGATAAAATCGAGGCGGACGTTTATCTGGAAAAGCAACAGCTTCTGGCAAGAGCCATTGAAGCGGAAGGCATTGCTGAAGCCAGAGGCATCCAGGAAATGAACAATGCCCTGGTCGGTTCCGGGGCTGAGACCATCGTAAAACTGAAAATTGCAGAAGCACTTGAAGGCAAGCGCATCATTCTGCTTCCGGTATCCGAAGGGGGAATGAATCTTAAAACAACGGATATCAACCGGCTCATTGAGACTTTGGGGACTAAATCGCTTTCCACCATCCAAAGACCGGATTAG